The genomic DNA TGTCCTTGCGGTAGAAACAACCTTCCCAGTCGATCTCGGCGGCAAGCTTGTAGGCTTGCTGCTGAGCTTCGTCGACACTGGCGCCCATGGCGGTGGCGCAAAGCACACGACCGCCGGCGGTGACCACTTGCCCATCCTTCAACGCGGTGCCTGCATGGAAGACTTTGCCTTCCAGCCGGGCCGCGGCGTCCAGGCCCTGGATTGCGCTACCTTTGGCGTAGTCGCCCGGGTAACCGCCGGCCGCCAATACGACACCGACGCTTGGGCGCGGATCCCATTGGGCTTCGACCTTGTCCAGGGCCTGGGCCAGCGCGGCCTCGACCAGCAGGACCAGGCTCGATTGCAGGCGCAGCATCACCGGCTGGGTCTCAGGATCGCCGAAACGGCAGTTGAATTCGATGACTTTTGGGTTACCAGCCTTGTCGATCATCAGGCCTGCGTAGAGGAAACCGGTGTAGACGTTGCCTTCCGCGGCCATGCCGCGCACGGTCGGCCAGATCACCTGGTCCATGACGCGCTGGTGCACCTGGGCGGTCACCACCGGGGCTGGGGAGTAGGCGCCCATGCCGCCGGTGTTCGGCCCGCTGTCGCCATCGCCGACACGCTTGTGGTCCTGGCTGGTGGCCATCGGCAGGACGTTCTTGCCATCGACCATGACGATAAAGCTGGCTTCCTCGCCGTCGAGGAACTCTTCGATCACCACGCGGGAACCGGCGTCACCGAAGGCATTGCCGGCGAGCATGTCGCGCACGGCGTCTTCGGCCTCGGCCAGGGTCATGGCAACGATCACGCCTTTACCGGCGGCCAGGCCGTCGGCCTTGATCACGATCGGTGCGCCTTTCTCGCGCAGGTACGCCAGGGCCGGCTCGATTTCGGTGAAGTTCTGGTAGTCGGCGGTCGGGATCTTGTGACGCGCCAGGAAGTCCTTGGTGAACGCTTTCGAGCCTTCCAGCTGTGCGGCACCGGCGGTCGGGCCAAAGCAGTCCAGGCCACGGGAGCGGAACAGGTCGACCACGCCGGCGACCAGCGGTACTTCCGGGCCGAC from Pseudomonas beijingensis includes the following:
- the purD gene encoding phosphoribosylamine--glycine ligase — protein: MNVLIIGSGGREHALAWKVAQDPRVQKVFVAPGNAGTAIEAKCENVAIDVLALEQLADFAEKNVSLTIVGPEVPLVAGVVDLFRSRGLDCFGPTAGAAQLEGSKAFTKDFLARHKIPTADYQNFTEIEPALAYLREKGAPIVIKADGLAAGKGVIVAMTLAEAEDAVRDMLAGNAFGDAGSRVVIEEFLDGEEASFIVMVDGKNVLPMATSQDHKRVGDGDSGPNTGGMGAYSPAPVVTAQVHQRVMDQVIWPTVRGMAAEGNVYTGFLYAGLMIDKAGNPKVIEFNCRFGDPETQPVMLRLQSSLVLLVEAALAQALDKVEAQWDPRPSVGVVLAAGGYPGDYAKGSAIQGLDAAARLEGKVFHAGTALKDGQVVTAGGRVLCATAMGASVDEAQQQAYKLAAEIDWEGCFYRKDIGYRAIARERGENLE